One stretch of Thermus hydrothermalis DNA includes these proteins:
- the rpmB gene encoding 50S ribosomal protein L28 — translation MAKVCEISGKRPIVANSIQRRGKAKREGGVGKKTTGISKRRQYPNLQKVRVKVAGQEITFRVATSHIPKVYELLERAKGLKLEGLSAKEIKERLLKLL, via the coding sequence ATGGCTAAGGTGTGTGAGATTAGCGGAAAGCGGCCCATCGTGGCCAACAGCATCCAGAGGCGGGGTAAGGCCAAGCGGGAAGGGGGCGTGGGCAAGAAGACCACGGGCATCTCCAAGCGGCGCCAGTACCCTAACCTCCAGAAGGTGCGGGTGAAGGTGGCGGGCCAGGAGATCACCTTCCGCGTGGCCACAAGCCACATCCCCAAGGTTTACGAGCTTTTGGAAAGGGCCAAGGGCCTGAAGCTAGAAGGCCTTTCCGCCAAGGAGATTAAGGAGAGGCTTCTTAAGCTCCTCTAG
- a CDS encoding M23 family metallopeptidase, with amino-acid sequence MAWKPGHYLLLALSLYALVVTLGFSSRGRQLAALRQEVALYQAQAAWAPEGYRLPLPGACLPTRPENLPNAPRPYRKGVSAGFVFQAGDACVPVVRGVGVVAAASGEVVKVDLDYQEPSPKAFQALLERVKEGAGPEEMDVLRGLEVWVRHPDGRTTVYGHLQAPYRGLKVGSRLHRGDPLGYVGNTGLQGGASRLLFEVWEGEPDRGRFLFQGLAGEALLRQAKAFFGLE; translated from the coding sequence GTGGCCTGGAAGCCCGGGCACTATCTCCTCTTGGCCCTTTCCCTGTACGCCCTGGTGGTGACCCTGGGGTTTTCCTCCCGAGGGCGGCAGCTTGCCGCCCTCCGCCAGGAGGTGGCCCTTTACCAGGCCCAAGCCGCCTGGGCCCCCGAGGGTTACCGCCTGCCCCTTCCCGGGGCTTGCCTGCCCACCCGGCCCGAGAACCTGCCCAACGCCCCCCGCCCCTACCGCAAGGGGGTGAGCGCCGGCTTCGTTTTCCAGGCGGGGGACGCCTGCGTGCCCGTGGTGCGGGGCGTGGGGGTGGTGGCGGCGGCAAGCGGCGAGGTGGTGAAGGTGGACCTGGACTACCAAGAGCCTTCCCCCAAGGCCTTCCAAGCCCTCCTGGAGCGGGTGAAGGAGGGGGCGGGCCCGGAGGAGATGGACGTGCTAAGGGGCCTCGAGGTCTGGGTTCGCCACCCCGATGGCCGCACCACCGTCTACGGCCACCTCCAGGCCCCCTACCGGGGCCTAAAGGTGGGAAGCCGCCTCCACCGGGGCGATCCCTTGGGCTACGTGGGGAATACCGGCCTTCAGGGCGGGGCCTCGAGGCTTCTCTTTGAGGTCTGGGAGGGCGAGCCCGATCGGGGCCGCTTCCTCTTCCAGGGGCTTGCGGGCGAGGCCCTTTTGCGCCAGGCCAAGGCCTTCTTCGGCCTAGAATAG